A stretch of Miscanthus floridulus cultivar M001 chromosome 13, ASM1932011v1, whole genome shotgun sequence DNA encodes these proteins:
- the LOC136502124 gene encoding uncharacterized protein, translating into MSVEILDGSTVRSFVEDEGAFNSSVDGRFAALDADHDGLLTYAEMAGELMSLRVLEKHFGVDEAAVAPEELGALYRGLFARFDRDGSGKVDRHEFRAEMKEVMLAVANGLGFLPVQMVVEEGSFLKVAVDRELGQLAKAA; encoded by the coding sequence ATGAGCGTGGAGATCCTAGACGGGAGCACGGTGCGGAGCTTCGTGGAGGACGAAGGCGCCTTCAACTCCTCGGTGGACGGCCGGTTCGCGGCGCTGGACGCCGACCACGACGGTCTGCTCACCTACGCCGAGATGGCCGGAGAGCTGATGAGCCTGCGCGTGCTGGAGAAGCACTTCGGCGTGGACGAGGCCGCGGTGGCGCCCGAGGAGCTCGGGGCGCTGTACCGCGGCCTTTTCGCGCGGTTCGACAGGGACGGCAGCGGCAAGGTGGACCGGCACGAGTTCCGGGCGGAGATGAAGGAGGTGATGCTCGCCGTGGCCAACGGGCTGGGCTTCCTGCCCGTGCAGATGGTCGTCGAGGAAGGCAGCTTCCTCAAGGTCGCCGTCGACAGGGAGCTCGGACAGCTCGCCAAAGCTGCCTGA